A single region of the Brassica rapa cultivar Chiifu-401-42 chromosome A03, CAAS_Brap_v3.01, whole genome shotgun sequence genome encodes:
- the LOC103856362 gene encoding UPF0613 protein PB24D3.06c isoform X1 produces MSLSMSSSSAASAAAAAASTPKSSSSPAAASSTTSWFSGIVRGRGDKPNTAKLSKSASATGIGSGDYGGPIKGKNQFRGVLFKYGPKSIQVAFKTGEYKQQVIFIGGLTDGLLATDYLEPLAIALDKEKWSLVQLLMSSSYSGFGTSSLKQDAQEIDQLISYLINKENSEGVVLLGHSTGCQDIVYYMGTNAACSRAVRAAILQAPVSDREYKATLPETPAMIDLAAKMIKEGRAEELMPREADPCAPISAYRYHSLCAYMGDDDMFSSDLSDDQLKTRLGHMANTPCQVIFSMGDEYVPDYVDKKALVNRLSKAMGGAEKVEVEHGNHSLSNRVHEAVQAIMSFVKREGPSGWDDPWS; encoded by the exons ATGTCTCTCTCCATGTCCTCCTCTTCCGCTGCTTCTGCAGCTGCTGCGGCGGCGTCGACACCGAAGTCATCGTCTTCTCCGGCGGCCGCTTCGTCGACCACGTCGTGGTTCTCCGGAATCGTTCGCGGCCGCGGCGACAAACCCAACACCGCGAAGCTATCGAAAAGCGCGTCCGCGACGGGAATCGGAAGCGGGGATTACGGTGGACCCATCAAAGGGAAGAACCAGTTTCGCGGAGTTTTGTTCAAATACGGTCCCAAATCAATTCAG GTGGCTTTTAAGACCGGAGAATATAAACAACAAGTGATATTTATCGGTGGATTAACCGATGGACTTTTAGCTACTGA TTACTTGGAACCTCTTGCAATTGCTTTGGATAAAGAGAAATGGTCACTTGTTCAACTGCTCATGTCGTCTTCTTATTCTGGATTCGGCACTTCCAGCTTGAAACAA GATGCACAAGAGATCGACCAACTTATAAGTTATCTCATCAACAAAGAGAACTCTGAAGGCGTTGTTCTTCTTGGTCATAGCACTGGCTGCCAG GACATTGTGTACTATATGGGAACAAATGCTGCATGCTCCCGAGCCGTCCGAGCTGCAATTTTGCAG GCACCTGTCAGCGATAGAGAGTACAAAGCAACACTTCCTGAAACACCAGCTATGATAGACTTGGCTGCAAAAATGATAAAAGAAGGCCGAGCAGAGGAGCTTATGCCTAGAGAAGCTGATCCTTGCGCTCCAATCTCTGCTTATAG ATACCACTCCCTATGCGCTTACATGGGAGACGACGATATGTTTAGTTCTGACCTTAGTGATGATCAGTTGAAAACTAGACTTGGTCATATGGCTAACACACCTTGTCAG GTGATTTTCTCCATGGGTGATGAGTATGTACCGGATTATGTCGACAAAAAAGCACTGGTTAATAG GTTAAGTAAAGCAATGGGAGGAGCAGAGAAAGTGGAGGTAGAGCATGGGAATCACTCTCTGTCCAATAGAGTTCATGAAGCTGTTCAAGCCATTATGAGTTTTGTCAAAAGAGAAG
- the LOC103856362 gene encoding UPF0613 protein PB24D3.06c isoform X3, which produces MSLSMSSSSAASAAAAAASTPKSSSSPAAASSTTSWFSGIVRGRGDKPNTAKLSKSASATGIGSGDYGGPIKGKNQFRGVLFKYGPKSIQVAFKTGEYKQQVIFIGGLTDGLLATDYLEPLAIALDKEKWSLVQLLMSSSYSGFGTSSLKQDAQEIDQLISYLINKENSEGVVLLGHSTGCQDIVYYMGTNAACSRAVRAAILQAPVSDREYKATLPETPAMIDLAAKMIKEGRAEELMPREADPCAPISAYRYHSLCAYMGDDDMFSSDLSDDQLKTRLGHMANTPCQVIFSMGDEYVPDYVDKKALVNR; this is translated from the exons ATGTCTCTCTCCATGTCCTCCTCTTCCGCTGCTTCTGCAGCTGCTGCGGCGGCGTCGACACCGAAGTCATCGTCTTCTCCGGCGGCCGCTTCGTCGACCACGTCGTGGTTCTCCGGAATCGTTCGCGGCCGCGGCGACAAACCCAACACCGCGAAGCTATCGAAAAGCGCGTCCGCGACGGGAATCGGAAGCGGGGATTACGGTGGACCCATCAAAGGGAAGAACCAGTTTCGCGGAGTTTTGTTCAAATACGGTCCCAAATCAATTCAG GTGGCTTTTAAGACCGGAGAATATAAACAACAAGTGATATTTATCGGTGGATTAACCGATGGACTTTTAGCTACTGA TTACTTGGAACCTCTTGCAATTGCTTTGGATAAAGAGAAATGGTCACTTGTTCAACTGCTCATGTCGTCTTCTTATTCTGGATTCGGCACTTCCAGCTTGAAACAA GATGCACAAGAGATCGACCAACTTATAAGTTATCTCATCAACAAAGAGAACTCTGAAGGCGTTGTTCTTCTTGGTCATAGCACTGGCTGCCAG GACATTGTGTACTATATGGGAACAAATGCTGCATGCTCCCGAGCCGTCCGAGCTGCAATTTTGCAG GCACCTGTCAGCGATAGAGAGTACAAAGCAACACTTCCTGAAACACCAGCTATGATAGACTTGGCTGCAAAAATGATAAAAGAAGGCCGAGCAGAGGAGCTTATGCCTAGAGAAGCTGATCCTTGCGCTCCAATCTCTGCTTATAG ATACCACTCCCTATGCGCTTACATGGGAGACGACGATATGTTTAGTTCTGACCTTAGTGATGATCAGTTGAAAACTAGACTTGGTCATATGGCTAACACACCTTGTCAG GTGATTTTCTCCATGGGTGATGAGTATGTACCGGATTATGTCGACAAAAAAGCACTGGTTAATAGGTAA
- the LOC103856361 gene encoding organelle RRM domain-containing protein 1, chloroplastic codes for MALSQSTSLPILPSPFHKLEVSQNRRELTIPRARTRRYPLASLCHTSRSNRRTISCVAGAFPEDGDREASSSSPSTSSSSIFVKGLADSVSEGRLKKVFSQFGQVSHVKIIVNERTRQSLGYGYVWFTKKEDAQLAVEAMNGKFFDGRFILVKFGQPGLSRRRRSHPDFLFVNK; via the exons ATGGCACTGTCTCAGTCTACCTCACTCCCAATTCTACCGTCTCCATTCCACAAACTCGAAGTATCTCAAAATCGGAGGGAACTTACAATCCCGAGGGCGAGAACTCGAAGATATCCTTTGGCTTCGTTATGCCATACGTCGAGGAGCAATCGGCGGACCATCAGCTGCGTCGCCGGAGCATTTCCCGAAGACGGAGACAGAGaagcatcttcttcttctccctctACTTCTAGCTCGTCGATCTTCGTGAAAG GGCTTGCGGATTCAGTGAGTGAAGGTCGTTTGAAGAAGGTCTTCTCGCAGTTTGGACAAGTTAGCCATG TAAAAATCATTGTGAACGAAAGGACTCGGCAGTCTCTAGGATATGGCTATGTTTGGTTTACCAAAAAGGAGGATGCACAATTGGCTGTGGAAGCTATGAACGGAAAG TTCTTTGATGGCAGGTTTATACTTGTTAAGTTTGGTCAGCCTGGATTGTCCCGTCGCCGGAGGTCACATcctgattttctttttgtaaataaatga